From Dermochelys coriacea isolate rDerCor1 chromosome 8, rDerCor1.pri.v4, whole genome shotgun sequence, the proteins below share one genomic window:
- the LOC122455497 gene encoding serine protease inhibitor Kazal-type 5-like yields MKTVDTFVFLALAFVCCFSGIASKDINKLLQDECMEFWPLLRSGLFYCNRDNNPVRGPDGKTHTNKCVMCRQMMASQINNGLTGGGENVIRSPTGKDECSEFRSQVNANGELICTKENDPVRDASGRQHSNKCLMCAEKFIEDAQRGIQFGRNTQQQTVNSLDGKSTYQNSCSQSGGTSPCPADSQAAQGDSRPNSGYGGTQQGTAQYSGICGTQSGINQRENQGVGNGIIIPMDCRRILHGIKGDAILCRNSWEPICGTDGKTYSNICFLCSEMMRTGNSITVRTEGECANAASAKVNCSQYPQTKGRVLCTHMSQMVCGTDGMTYSSECMLCNQIL; encoded by the exons ATGAAGACAGTAGATACCTTTGTATTCCTTGCTCTGGCATTTGTCTGCTGCTTCTCAG GTATTGCCAGCAAAGATATAAATAAG CTTTTGCAGGATGAGTGCATGGAATTTTGGCCGCTCTTACGCAGTGGGCTTTTTTATTGCAATAGAGATAACAACCCCGTCCGCGGCCCTGATGGCAAAACACACACCAACAAATGCGTCATGTGTAGACAGATGAT GGCAAGTCAAATAAATAATGGATTAACGGGTGGAGGAGAAAATGTGATCAGAAGTCCGACAGGAAAG GATGAGTGCAGTGAATTTCGATCACAAGTCAATGCTAACGGAGAACTCATCTGCACAAAAGAGAATGACCCCGTGCGTGACGCTTCTGGCCGGCAGCACAGCAACAAGTGTCTCATGTGTGCAGAGAAGTT CATAGAAGATGCTCAAAGAGGCATCCAGTTTGGTAGAAATACGCAGCAACAAACTGTGAACAGCCTTGATGGGAAGAGCACGTATCAG aacagctgcagccaGTCTGGTGGgacctctccctgccctgccgATAGTCAGGCTGCTCAGGGCGATAGCAGACCAAACAGCGGGTATGGAGG caCACAGCAAGGCACAGCTCAGTACAGTGGAATCTGTGGAACACAGTCTGGCATCAACCAAAGAGAGAACCAAGGTGTTGGCAATGGCATTATCATTCCG ATGGACTGCAGGCGGATTCTGCATGGAATAAAGGGTGACGCAATTCTCTGCAGAAATTCCTGGGAACCCATTTGTGGCACGGATGGAAAAACATACAGCAACATATGCTTCTTGTGTTCGGAGATGAT GAGAACTGGAAACAGCATTACAGTAAGGACTGAGGGGGAATGTGCCAATGCTGCTTCAGCAAAG GTCAACTGCAGTCAGTACCCCCAAACCAAAGGGAGAGTACTGTGCACCCACATGTCCCAGATGGTGTGTGGAACAGATGGTATGACATACAGCAGCGAGTGTATGCTGTGCAATCAAATCCTGTAA